Proteins encoded by one window of Candidatus Methylomirabilota bacterium:
- a CDS encoding ABC transporter ATP-binding protein gives MTLLALRDVHTHYGEAHILQGVSLALESGEVVALIGRNGAGKTTTLRTIMGIAKPTRGSIEFRGEDITHRQPHEIARRGIAWIPEERRVLPNITVLQNLQLGMLGARTPDQEAVVETAFEYFPRLRERKNQPGRFLSGGEQQMLAIARGLVARPELMLVDEPTEGLAPLLVESLTGILASINKTGTSILLVEQTLEVALALAHRLYVMDQGQIQFAGTPDELRGNSAVQQRFLGV, from the coding sequence ATGACCCTGCTCGCGCTGCGGGACGTGCACACGCACTACGGCGAAGCGCATATCCTGCAGGGTGTCTCGCTGGCTCTGGAGAGCGGAGAAGTGGTCGCGCTCATCGGCCGAAACGGAGCCGGGAAGACCACCACGCTGCGCACGATCATGGGCATCGCCAAGCCCACGCGCGGCTCGATCGAGTTCCGCGGAGAGGACATCACGCACCGGCAACCCCATGAAATAGCCCGTCGCGGCATCGCGTGGATTCCCGAAGAGCGTCGCGTGCTGCCCAACATCACCGTGCTGCAGAATCTCCAGCTCGGCATGCTGGGCGCCCGCACCCCTGACCAGGAGGCGGTGGTCGAGACGGCCTTCGAGTATTTTCCGCGCCTTCGCGAGCGAAAGAATCAGCCGGGACGGTTCCTCTCCGGCGGCGAGCAGCAGATGCTTGCCATCGCGCGTGGGCTGGTGGCGCGTCCCGAGCTCATGCTGGTGGACGAGCCGACGGAAGGTCTGGCCCCGCTGCTCGTCGAGAGCCTCACGGGGATCCTCGCCTCCATAAACAAGACCGGCACCTCGATCCTGCTCGTCGAGCAGACGCTCGAGGTTGCCCTCGCCCTCGCGCATCGCCTCTACGTGATGGACCAGGGGCAGATTCAGTTCGCGGGCACGCCGGACGAGCTCCGCGGCAATTCCGCCGTACAGCAGCGCTTCCTCGGCGTGTAG
- a CDS encoding acyl-CoA dehydrogenase family protein, producing the protein MPILTAAQQALCDRVDRLTREKIAPHAADYDARGSNPVESWRELWREGFLNVAIPREFGGMGLDMGSYIAVIRTIARGCANTAMTAHMHSTVMRFIGALGTEAQKRRYFDEVVRHGKLFGSWGSEPAVSLSRTFLMETAIREEGDGYVVDGLKHFCTMALGASYYMVWCALDGGTDMGKSLLLALVPAETAGITTDGKWNTLGMRATFSPSVSLTGVRVSRDAALGQPGSATQVGVVESFALGYAAVYLGIAEAALGFAVDYAKQRVVKPENIPVAMDPTVQRHVGELRTHLDGALMILAEAAAGWDAAEMLERGLVANKAKYLATEVGLDVTSKVIQIVGGRGAYKDYPAERAFRDLRTATLMPPTTDRMLEAIGKSALGVDAPMFNIPGGSQAP; encoded by the coding sequence GTGCCCATCCTGACCGCTGCCCAGCAGGCGCTCTGCGATCGCGTGGACCGCCTGACGCGCGAGAAGATCGCGCCGCATGCGGCGGACTACGATGCGCGGGGCAGCAATCCCGTGGAAAGCTGGCGCGAGCTCTGGCGGGAGGGCTTCCTGAACGTGGCCATCCCGCGCGAGTTCGGCGGCATGGGACTCGACATGGGCTCCTACATCGCCGTCATCCGCACGATCGCGCGGGGCTGCGCCAACACGGCCATGACGGCGCACATGCATTCGACCGTCATGCGCTTCATTGGCGCGCTCGGTACCGAGGCACAGAAGCGCCGGTACTTCGACGAGGTCGTGCGCCATGGCAAGCTCTTCGGCAGCTGGGGCAGCGAGCCCGCCGTCAGCCTGTCGCGCACCTTTCTCATGGAGACGGCGATCCGAGAGGAGGGCGACGGCTACGTCGTCGACGGGCTCAAGCACTTCTGCACCATGGCCCTCGGGGCCTCCTACTACATGGTCTGGTGCGCTCTCGACGGCGGCACGGACATGGGCAAGTCTCTCCTGCTCGCCCTCGTACCCGCGGAGACGGCCGGGATCACCACCGATGGCAAGTGGAACACTCTGGGCATGCGCGCCACCTTCAGCCCTTCCGTCAGCCTGACGGGAGTGCGCGTCTCCAGAGACGCGGCGCTCGGTCAGCCGGGCTCGGCCACGCAGGTCGGCGTCGTCGAGAGCTTCGCTCTGGGCTATGCCGCCGTTTACCTCGGCATCGCGGAAGCGGCCCTGGGCTTCGCGGTGGACTATGCCAAGCAGCGGGTGGTCAAGCCCGAGAACATTCCCGTGGCCATGGACCCGACGGTGCAGCGTCACGTGGGCGAGCTCCGGACGCACCTGGACGGCGCCCTCATGATCCTGGCCGAGGCCGCGGCGGGCTGGGACGCGGCCGAGATGCTCGAGCGCGGGCTCGTGGCCAACAAGGCCAAGTATCTCGCCACGGAGGTCGGCCTCGACGTCACGTCCAAGGTGATCCAGATCGTCGGCGGACGCGGGGCCTACAAGGACTACCCTGCGGAGCGTGCCTTCCGAGACCTCCGCACCGCCACCCTGATGCCGCCGACCACGGACCGGATGCTCGAGGCCATCGGCAAGAGCGCCCTCGGTGTCGACGCGCCCATGTTCAACATCCCAGGCGGCTCGCAGGCCCCGTAG
- a CDS encoding VOC family protein translates to MAIKVLELHHHGIRVGPSEADVKKALSFYHDVLGLDPDPGRPHIPTIDGYWMDVGGTAQIHLMGVDGQSKFAEGPGKDPSHPHVALAVSDIQEAKKELERLGTSFWVTRGVVGPESQQIFLHDPFGNMIELHQIGTCRCITKTRKPVASMG, encoded by the coding sequence ATGGCCATCAAAGTGCTTGAGCTCCACCATCACGGCATCCGCGTCGGCCCGTCGGAAGCCGACGTGAAAAAGGCTCTCTCCTTCTATCACGACGTGCTCGGGCTCGATCCTGATCCCGGCCGGCCGCATATCCCGACCATCGACGGCTACTGGATGGACGTGGGGGGCACCGCGCAGATCCATCTCATGGGCGTGGACGGACAGTCGAAGTTCGCCGAAGGCCCGGGCAAGGATCCCTCGCACCCTCACGTGGCTCTGGCGGTTTCCGACATCCAGGAGGCGAAGAAAGAGCTGGAGCGGCTCGGCACGAGCTTCTGGGTCACGCGCGGCGTGGTGGGGCCCGAGTCCCAGCAGATCTTCCTGCACGATCCCTTCGGCAACATGATCGAGCTGCACCAGATCGGCACCTGCCGCTGCATCACCAAGACGCGCAAGCCGGTAGCATCCATGGGCTGA
- a CDS encoding branched-chain amino acid ABC transporter permease — MPGVGALISWGGRHPVAAFGIVFAVFPFLMPYKSLASQVLIFGLFALGFNLLYGYTGLLSFGHAAYYGLGAYGTGIALAKLKIGSLWLGIAAGPMLAVLGGAAIGFFCLRRRGIYFAMLTLAFAQLLYFVAFHLSDVTGGDDGLRGIPLLPLNLFGWKVDLEGSLAFYYFTFVLVWLAVGGLKRILDSPFGSVLQAIRENSDRASACGYDVRRVKHLSFVFSAFFAGLAGGLDALRLAVVPVESLYWVTSGQVVIMTLLGGAGTFFGPFVGAGTYLVLGDRLAVFTERWPLVIGLIFMTFVLFLPRGIWGTLTGGRHGHQSA, encoded by the coding sequence GTGCCCGGCGTGGGCGCCCTGATCTCATGGGGGGGTCGCCATCCGGTGGCGGCCTTCGGCATAGTCTTCGCGGTGTTTCCGTTCCTCATGCCGTACAAGTCACTGGCGTCTCAGGTGTTGATATTCGGGCTCTTCGCGCTCGGCTTCAACCTTCTCTACGGCTACACGGGCCTCTTGTCCTTCGGCCACGCGGCTTACTACGGCCTCGGCGCCTACGGCACGGGCATCGCGCTCGCCAAGCTCAAGATTGGCTCGCTCTGGCTCGGGATCGCCGCAGGGCCGATGCTGGCCGTTCTGGGCGGTGCCGCCATCGGCTTCTTTTGTCTGCGGCGGCGCGGCATCTACTTCGCCATGCTGACTCTCGCCTTCGCCCAGCTCCTCTACTTCGTCGCCTTCCACCTGTCTGACGTGACGGGCGGTGACGACGGTCTGCGCGGGATCCCGCTGCTCCCGCTCAATCTCTTCGGCTGGAAGGTCGACCTCGAGGGCTCGCTGGCTTTCTACTATTTCACGTTCGTCCTCGTCTGGCTGGCCGTAGGGGGTCTCAAGCGCATTCTCGACTCGCCCTTCGGCTCCGTGCTCCAGGCCATCCGCGAGAATAGCGACCGGGCGTCTGCGTGCGGCTACGATGTCCGCCGCGTCAAGCACCTGTCCTTCGTCTTCTCGGCGTTCTTCGCGGGCCTGGCCGGGGGCCTGGACGCGCTGCGCCTGGCCGTTGTGCCCGTCGAGTCGCTCTACTGGGTCACGTCTGGTCAGGTGGTGATCATGACGCTTCTCGGGGGCGCGGGCACCTTCTTCGGCCCCTTCGTCGGCGCCGGCACCTATCTGGTGCTCGGAGATCGGCTGGCCGTCTTCACCGAGCGCTGGCCGCTCGTCATCGGCCTCATCTTCATGACGTTCGTGCTGTTCCTGCCCAGGGGCATCTGGGGCACGCTCACAGGAGGTCGCCATGGCCATCAAAGTGCTTGA